The following is a genomic window from Methylomarinum vadi.
CTGGAGGTGAACTGGACAATAACCGCCACTGGGTGAGTTGGGAAGATCCGTTCGCCAAGCCTTGTTACTTATTCGCGTTGGTGGCGGGACAGCTGGAATGCATCGAGGATTACTTCGTGACGATGAGCGGGCGCGAGATTACGTTGCAAATATTCGTCGAGGCGCATGATGTCGACAAATGCTGGCATGCGATGCAATCGCTGAAAAATGCGATGCGGTGGGACGAGGAAGTCTACGGCCGCGAATACGATTTGGATCTTTATATGATCGTTGCGGTGGGCCATTTCAACATGGGGGCGATGGAAAACAAGGGGCTTAATATTTTCAACACTAAGTTCGTGCTGGCGCGCCCAGATACCGCGACCGATAGCGATTACGAGCATATCGAAGGCGTGATCGGCCATGAATATTTTCATAATTGGAGCGGTAACCGTGTCACTTGCCGGGATTGGTTTCAGCTCAGCCTGAAAGAGGGCTTCACGGTATTCCGCGACCAGGAGTTCACTGGCGATCGCACCTCGAAAGCGGTCAAGCGCATCGAGGACGTCAATATGCTCAGAACCCGCCAGTTCGCCGAGGACGCGGGGCCGTTGGCGCATCCGATACGGCCCGATTCTTATATCGAAATCAACAATTTCTATACCTTGACCGTGTACGAGAAGGGTGCCGAAGTCGTGCGCATGCTGCATACGCTGTTGGGCGCGGACGGTTTTCGTAAGGGAAGCGACCTGTATTTTCAACGCCACGACGGCCAGGCGGTGACTTGCGATGATTTCGTCAAGGCGATGGAAGACGCCAATGCGCGCGATTTGAGCCAATTCAGACGCTGGTATGCCCAGGCCGGGACGCCGGTGCTGGATGTGCGGCAACAATACGATGCCGACAGCAAGCAGCTGCGGTTGACGATTACGCAAAGTTGCCCCGATACGCCGGGACAGAAAAATAAGCCGCCGTTGCATATCCCTGTCAAAACCGGTTTGTTGAGACCCGATGGCGCCGTGGCGATGATCGAGCAAAATGGGCTGGATCCGGTCGAGGAGACGATTCTGGAGTTGATCGAGGCGGAGCAAACCTTTACTTTTTCTGGTCTTGCCGAGCAACCGGTGGTGTCGCTGCTGCGTGGTTTTTCCGCGCCAGTGATCGTGAAAATACAGCGTAGTTTGGAGGAGTTGGCTTTTTTATTGAGCTACGATAACGATACCTTCAATCGATGGGAGGCGGCGCAGCAATTGTCCGGGCAGATTATTTCCGGACTCATCGAAGACATTCAAGGTGGTAGAAGTTTGACGTTGAATCCGGTGATTGTCGACGCTTACGGAAAATTGCTGCAACAATCGTGGGACGATTTATCCTATTTCTCCCTCTTGTTGCAACTGCCGGATCAAACCTATCTGGCTAGCCAGATGGAGGTGATCGATGTCGAGGCGATTCATCGGGCCCGCGAATTCGTCAGAAAAAACCTCGCCGAGCAGTTACGGGAGCAGTTTTTCCGTTTGTATCAGCAATATCATCGTGATGAGACAGGCCGTTTCGACGCCGATGCCATTGGCAGGCGGCGAATTAAAAATACCGCTCTGCACTATTTAATGGCGCTGGAAAACGATGAAGCCTATGACTTGGCCGCCCAACAGTTCAGTCGCGCAGGGACAATGACCGATCAAATGGCGGCATTGTCGGCGATAATCAACAGCCATAGCCCGGTCAAGCAGGATTTACTGAATGACTTTTATCTGCAATGGCAGGATGAGGCATTGGTGATCGATAAATGGTTCGCTTTGCAGGCCACCAGCACCATGCCCGATACGTTTGCCAAAGTACAGGAATTGCTGCATCATCCGTCTTTCGATTTAAAAAACCCGAATCGGGTAAGGTCTTTGGTGGGGGCTTTTAGCCAAGCGAATATGCTACATTTCCATTCCGGAGACGGTTCCGGCTACCGTTTTCTGACCGATCAAATAATTGCCTTGAATAGTCTGAATCCCCAGGTGGCCGCGCGCATGGTTTCGGCCTTGACGCAATGGCGGCGTCACGACGCGTCTCGCCAGCAATTAATGAGAACCGAACTGCAGCGCATTGTCGACACCGACAGAATTTCCAAAGATGTATTCGAAGTCGCCAGTAAGAGTTTGGCTTGAGGAAAAACTGTAAAACGTATGAATCTGCGCAAGCTGATCTGGGAGGCGCGGTGGCTTAACGATAAACAGCGCATCGAATGGTATCCGACTTTTTGGTTGATGCGTATCAAGGTGCTGGAACTGTCGCCTTGTTGGCGCAAGATAACCATTTTGTTGCCCCACAGTTGGATTGCCACCAATACCGGCGGCAGCTTGTTCGGCGGTTTTCAGGCCAGTTTGGCCGACCCCATCGCCGCGATGGCTTGCCATAAGGTTTTTCCTGGCTATTCGGTCTGGACCCGTTCGTTACATCTGGATTTTAGGCACGAAGGGGTGACCGACCTGCAGTTGCGTTTTAGGATGACCGCAGAACAGGAGCAACGCATTGCGATGGAGTTGGGCACTAAAGGACGCAGCACACCGGAATTCGAGTATGGTTATTATCTCACCGACGGCACTTTGTGCACTCTGGTTAAGGCGCGAGTGGCAATAAGGCCTAGAGGATATAGAAAAAATAAGGGTTTTAAAGAGTGACAGGCGACCTTCTCGTTGCGCGAATGGAGGGTTTGC
Proteins encoded in this region:
- the pepN gene encoding aminopeptidase N, with amino-acid sequence MRDANPQTIYLKDYTVPEYLIHQVDLEFDLDAEQTRVTSRLTVQRNPQCQSKGKELTLMGEGLILHGVSLNGEPLSVGCYLQTEESLIIHEVPQTEPFELTIENSISPRTNTAFEGLYQSSTMLCTQCEAEGFRKITYFLDRPDVMSKFKTRLVADKEHYPVLLSNGNKVAGGELDNNRHWVSWEDPFAKPCYLFALVAGQLECIEDYFVTMSGREITLQIFVEAHDVDKCWHAMQSLKNAMRWDEEVYGREYDLDLYMIVAVGHFNMGAMENKGLNIFNTKFVLARPDTATDSDYEHIEGVIGHEYFHNWSGNRVTCRDWFQLSLKEGFTVFRDQEFTGDRTSKAVKRIEDVNMLRTRQFAEDAGPLAHPIRPDSYIEINNFYTLTVYEKGAEVVRMLHTLLGADGFRKGSDLYFQRHDGQAVTCDDFVKAMEDANARDLSQFRRWYAQAGTPVLDVRQQYDADSKQLRLTITQSCPDTPGQKNKPPLHIPVKTGLLRPDGAVAMIEQNGLDPVEETILELIEAEQTFTFSGLAEQPVVSLLRGFSAPVIVKIQRSLEELAFLLSYDNDTFNRWEAAQQLSGQIISGLIEDIQGGRSLTLNPVIVDAYGKLLQQSWDDLSYFSLLLQLPDQTYLASQMEVIDVEAIHRAREFVRKNLAEQLREQFFRLYQQYHRDETGRFDADAIGRRRIKNTALHYLMALENDEAYDLAAQQFSRAGTMTDQMAALSAIINSHSPVKQDLLNDFYLQWQDEALVIDKWFALQATSTMPDTFAKVQELLHHPSFDLKNPNRVRSLVGAFSQANMLHFHSGDGSGYRFLTDQIIALNSLNPQVAARMVSALTQWRRHDASRQQLMRTELQRIVDTDRISKDVFEVASKSLA
- a CDS encoding PaaI family thioesterase, whose amino-acid sequence is MNLRKLIWEARWLNDKQRIEWYPTFWLMRIKVLELSPCWRKITILLPHSWIATNTGGSLFGGFQASLADPIAAMACHKVFPGYSVWTRSLHLDFRHEGVTDLQLRFRMTAEQEQRIAMELGTKGRSTPEFEYGYYLTDGTLCTLVKARVAIRPRGYRKNKGFKE